The Planctomycetia bacterium genome contains the following window.
GTACGTTTGATCGACCTGCAGCGCGTGGAGCGCCGGCGTTGGCTGCGCTGGCGGTGGATCGTCAAAGACCTCGCCCAACTGGCGTACTCTGCACCGCGCGAGCGGATCGGCCCGACAGCGCGGATGGCGTTCATCAAGCGCTATCTCGGCGTCCGCAAGCTGCGACCCGTCGACAAGCGGCTGATTCGCGCGGTGCTGGCGAAACAAATCCAAATGGAACAACACTTGGGGCCGCATCCATGAAAATCGGCCTGGTGCTTGACTGGTACGACCCGCGGCGCGGCGGCGTCGAACAATGGACGCATCAATTCGCCGCGCAGTTGATCGCCGCCCGGCACGAGGTGCATGTCGTCGCCCGCAGGTTCGCTTTGGCGGCCGCGCCGGCGGGCATGATTTGCCACGAAGTCTCAGCCGGAAATTCCCGCTTGGAATTCGCCGCCGCGGCGGAATCCGCGCTACGGCGATTAAACCTCGACGTGGTTCACGAGACCGGCTGCGGCTGGCACGCCGACGTCTTTCAACCGCACGGCGGGTCGCGCGTCGCAGCCTTTGAGCGCAATCTCGAATTGCTGCCCGCCTGGCAACGACCGTGGAAACGCCGTCTCGCACAATGGCTGCCGCGGTATCGGGAGTTCGGCGCACTGGCTGCAAGGCAATTTGCCGCGGACGGGCGGCACTTCCTCGCGCTCTCCGAGATGGTCGCCGAGGATCTGCGACGTTTTCATCAAACGCCGCCGGAAAGCACGAAAATCATTTACAACGGCGTCGATACCGAGCGGTTTTCACCCGCGCGGCGCGAGGAATATCGCTCCACGGTGCGCGAACGACTCGGAGTTGAAGACGCCGTGCTGCTGCTGATCGTGGCGCACAACTTTCGCTTGAAAGGCGTGCCAGCGCTGATGATGGCGGCCGCGCAATTGGTGCGCGCCGGATTGCCGGTGCATGTCGCCGTGGCAGGCGGGAAGCGATCCGGCGGCTACGTGCGTTGGGCGCGCTCGTTGGGGATCGCGGCGCAGACCACCTTCTTGGGATCCATCGACGACGTCGTGCCGTACTACGCGGCCGCCGATATTTACGTGCAGCCGACGTTTTACGATCCCTGCAGCCTGGTGGTGCTCGAAGCGCTCTCGGCGGGGCTGCCGGTGGTGACCACGCGTTGGAACGGCGCAGGCGAATTGATCACCAACAATCTCGAAGGGCACGTGCTCGACCAACCCGACGACGCCGACGCTTTGGCGTCGACGCTGGTTCCGCTGGTGCTATCTGAATCCCGCCGCGAAGCGATGGGCCGCGCCGCGCGCCAACTGGCGCTCGCACATACGTTGGAACGCAACTGCCAGGAAATCGTCGGCGTCTACGAAGAAGTAGTCGCCGCCCGCGGGCCACGCCGCCGGCAAGCGGCTTAGCGATCGATTGGCAAACAGATTCCAGGCGTCAACGCACCAAGATGCGATTGACCATCGGCACCTGGCCCACGGCCGCGCGGACCGCCTCTTGGGCGAGTTGCTTGTGGTAGAACGAGTCGACCGTGCCAGAGATCAGCAGGCCGTCGTCGGTCGCTTCGACTTGCAGGTCGCGCAGCTCGTAAATGGGACTGGCCGTGAGCGCGTCCTGAGCCTTGGGCTGCGCGGTTCCGGCGACTTTCGCGGTCTTCGAAGCGTACATGGCGCCTCCCTCCGTGGTGCGACGGCCGCGCTCAACTGCGCGACCAGGCTGAGTATTTCGGAAAACTTTCCAGTTCGTGGCGCTTCATGCCCCGCGTTTCAACCGTTCCACTCTAGGAATGGCGCTTTCCAACTGTCAAGTGCGCGACGATGAAACTTCCCTCAACAGGACTTGTCTTTACCCTGAGGCCGGGGGGCGATAGGCTGCGCGGCATGGAAATACGTGCAGCGCGGCGCGCGGAAGCGCCAGCCGCGTTGGAATTGCTGCTAGCGGAATGCGCGCCAGCAGACCGAACGCCCCTGGCCGCGGGCCTGTTGTCTCAACTGCCGTGGTCGGAGGAGATCGCTGGCGGACTCTTCATCGCCGACCACGATGGCGCGATCGCCGGCGTCGGCCTGGGCCAGGTTCATGGCGGTCGAACGGGCTCCGTGTGGCGACCGCGATTCCCGGGCGAGGATGTTGATGCTCTCGGGGGGGAACTCGTTCGCCGATCCGCCGCCTGGCTCGCCGCGCAGGATCTTGGCGTGCTGCAATCGCTCGTGGCAACGCCTGACGGTGTCGCCGCGACGTGGCTGCAGCAATGCGGCTTCGCACACGTCGCTCGGCTCGGGTACCTGGTCTGGAGCGACGACCATCAAGCACTGCCTGTTCCGTCGCTGCGTTTCACGCCTGTCTCGCCTGAAACGAGCGCAATACTCGCCGAAGTCATCGAGCAAAGCTACCTGGAAACGCTCGATTGCCCCACGTTGAACGGCGTGCGAACGACGCCGGAAGTGCTCGAAGGATATCGGGAAATCGGCGAGCACTGGCCCGACGCGTGGCTCATCGCCTGGCGTGACGACCGGCCGATCGGCTGTCTGATTCTGGCGGACCATCCCGCCGCAAACCAATGCGAGTTGGTCTATATGGGCCTGATCCCAGAGGCCCGTGGCCAAGGCCTGAGCGGGCAATTTGTAGCGCAAGCAAAGCACCTCGCGCGCGAGCGCAGCCGCGCGCGGCTGGTGCTGGCCGTCGACCTGCAAAACGCCCCCGCGCTGCGACTTTACGCGAACCAAGGCTTTGATGCTTGGGATGAGCGTGACGTATTCGTGCGCATCAACGCCGCCGCGCGATAGCAGTGCTTCGGACTAGGCCCGCCGCGTGGATGCTTGGTATAAAGACGGCGGATTCGCGATCACGGCATGGAAGCCTCGGATGTTGCCTTACCTGCTCAACGCAGTTTACCTGGCCTTGCTGGTCGTGGCGTCGCCATGGCTGGCTTGGAATGCCTGGCAAAAAGGGAAATATCGCGAAGGGTACGCGGCGAAGTTCTGGGGCGAAGTGCCGCGCCGTGATTCCAACAAGTCCTGCGTCTGGCTGCACGCGGTGAGCGTCGGCGAAGTCAATTTGCTCGCGCCGCTGGTCAAGGAAATCCGCGCGCGGCATCCCGACTGGGACTGCGTCATCTCAACGACCACCCACACCGGCTTCGCGTTGGCGCGCAAGAAATATGCTGAGTATCCGGTGTTCTATTGCCCGCTCGACTTCAGTTGGGCGGTGCGGCGCGCCATGCGGCGGTTACGGCCGACATTGCTGGTGCTGGCGGAGTTGGAGCTCTGGCCCAATCTGATCCGCGCCGCGCGCGAACACGGCGCCAAGGTTGCCATCGTGAACGGCCGGCTCAGCGCCCATAGCTTTCGCGGTTACGCGCGCGTGAAGGCATTCGTGCGGCCCGTGCTGGCGCAACTCGATTTGATCGCCGTGCAGAACAAGGAATACGGCGATCGTTTCCTGGCCCTCGGCGCGCCGGCCGAGCGCATGCATATCACAGGGTCCGTGAAATACGACGGTGCGCAAACGAATCGCCATAACCCCGGCACGCAGAAGCTCGCCAGCTTGGCGGGCATTGGCGAAGGCGACCTCGTTTGGTTGGCTGGCAGTACGCAAGAGCCCGAAGAGGCGATCGTCTTATCGGTGTTCCAGCGGCTCACGGCGGAATTCCCAAGGCTCAAACTAATTCTGGTCCCGCGGCATCCGGATCGGTTCGACGACGTTGCTCGGCTGATTACCGATTCCGGCCTCCGCTGGCGACGCCGCAGTCAACTTCATCCGAAATGCGAAAACGGTTCGGCCCGCGTGCTGTTAGTCGATGCGGTGGGCGAACTGGGCCATTGGTGGGGGACGGCGCAGGTGGCCTTCGTAGGAGGTAGCCTGGGCAAGCGCGGCGGGCAGAACATGATCGAACCGGCCGCCTACGGCGCCGCGGTTTGCTTCGGCCCAAATACGCGCAACTTCCGCGACATCGTCGAAAACCTGCTCGCCGCCCAGGCCGCAGTCGTGGTCCAAGACGCCGCGGAGTTGGAAGCCTTCGTACGGCGGGCGATCACGGACGCAGAATTTGCCACCCGACTGGGGACCAGCGCCCGGCGATTTGTGGCCGGGCAATTGGGCGCTACCGCGCGGACTGTAGACCTGCTGAGCGCCCTCGTTCCAAACGCCGTGCAGCCAGCGGCCGTTGCCCGAAGCGCGGCGTGACGATTATACTGCCCAGTCTTACGATCAATCCTGCACTCGACGTTTTTGCGCGGAGGGGACGACGTGGCCAGCGGCAAGTACTTGTTCACGAGCGAATCGGTCAGCATGGGCCACCCGGATAAACTGGCCGATCAGATCTCCGACGGCATCCTGGACGCGCTCCTGGCGCAAGACGCGTACAGCCGCGTGGCCTGCGAGACCTTGGTCACCACGGGCCTGGCGGTCGTGGCTGGGGAAATCACCACGAAGGCCGTGATCGACTATCAGGCGGTCGTGCGGCAGGTGATCAACGACGTCGGCTACACCGACGACGTCTCCGGCATTTGCGGCGACACCTGCGGCGTGATGATTTCGATTCATGCCCAGAGCCCGGACATCGCCCAGGGCGTCAATGAAGACGCTGAGCAAGGCAAAGACGTCGGCGCCGGCGATCAAGGCTTGATGTTCGGCTATGCCTCGAACGACACGCCGGAATTGATGCCGTTGCCGATCGCGCTGGCGCACCGCATCACGAACCGGTTGGCCGAAGCCCGCTTCAAAGGCGAAGTGAACTGGCTCCGCCCCGACAGCAAGAGCCAGGTGACGATTGAATACGACGGCGCGACGCCGATTCGCATCGACACCGTCGTGGTCTCCACGCAACATGCGCCGGAAGCCACGAACGACGTGATCCGCAAGTTCGTGATCGAGAAAATCGTCAAGCCGCTGCTGCCCGCCGAGTTGGTCACCGGCGAGATCAAGTACCATATCAATCCCACCGGAAAATTCGTCGTCGGCGGCCCGCACGGCGACTGCGGCCTCACGGGTCGCAAGATCATCGTCGACACCTACGGCGGCTGGGGTCGTCACGGCGGCGGCGCGTTCAGCGGCAAGGATCCCACGAAGGTGGATCGTAGCGCCGCTTACATGGCCCGCCACGTGGCGAAGAACATCGTCGCGTCCGGATTGGCAGAGCGCTGCGAAGTGCAGTTGGCCTACGCGATCGGCGTCTCGGAACCAGTCAGCGTGAACGTCGACACCGACGGCACCGGCCGCATCGAGGAAGCCCGGCTTTGCGAGTTGGTCCGCGAACTGTTCCCGCTCACGCCGAGCGGCATCATCAAGTACCTCGACCTGCGCCGCCCGATCTACCGCAAAACAGCCGCCGGAGGTCACTTCGGCCGCGATGACAGCGACTTCACCTGGGAATCGACGCACCGCGCGGACGAGCTCGCGGAAGCCGCCGGCGCCGCTGCATCCGCCCGCTGAATTTCGGGAGTAGTAACCGCGAAACACGCGAAATGACGCGAAAATTGGAGATAGGTAGGAGTTGTCCACGGAATACGCGGAAAGACACGGAAGTAGGATTGACATAGAGGTGCAGGACCCGGCCGCATGGATGGTTTTCCGTGTCATTCCGTGTGTTCCGTGAACAATTTCTCACTCTCCTGTTTTCGCGTCATTTCGCGTGTTTCGCGGGCGATAACTGAATTCACCTTCACGCGAGGTCAGGGATGACAGCCGCGTCGAATACGATTGTTTCCGCGCGCGGTTTCGCCGTGGAAATTGGTTGCGCCGCAGTGACGGTCGGTGCGTTGCTCGCAGTCGGGCGGACATCCGCGGCGATTTCCTTCTGGCCGGCGCTCGGCCTGAGCCTCACCGGAGTTGTGGCCGTCGCGTTGACCAGCCCGGCGCGTGGACTACGGGCACAGCAACTTTGGCGGCAAGCTCGCCGTTGGGTCGCGCTGTTCATCGCTCTGCTCGCGCTGCAGCAATTCGCCGCCGATCGCCTGGCGCTTACTGCGCTCTGGTTGCCATACGGCACGGCGTTGTTGTTGCACGTGATCGCACGCGGCAATCGTGGTTTCGCGGTGGCTGAGAAAGTCGAGGGCGCCGCGCCGGCGAAGGCGATCGCCGCGAATGAGCCGCCGTCATCAATGGACGACGGCGATTGGCGGCATCACATTGAGTATGCCCAATCGTACGATGCGGCCGGGCTCAAGCAGGTCGCGGGCGTTGCGCGGCTAACCTTCCGTCCTGGCGAGCGGCAGACGGAGTTGCATCTCGCCTTCTGCCCGTCGTTCGCCGGCGCGCCGCGGCTGGATTGCCAGCAAACGAGCGGCCCGGAAGCACGCGTCAAGATCACGCAAAAGATGCCGTATGGTGCGCGAGCGGAAGTTCAGCGACTCGATGCCACAGCGTGGAGCGTGATCACGTTGGAGTTCATCGCCACGCCATCGATTGCCACGCTGGCCAAGCCGAACATCAAACAGGCGTCCTGATTGCGACTCCCCAAAAACGGCCGAGGCGCGACGACCCTCGGGTCGCCGCGCCCCTCCGCTTTGCCGGCTTGGTGGTCCGCAATGCTCTCAAGGTGCTACATCACGGCTTGCTTGCGACGCACCATACCGGCCAAAGGGGCTTGCCGTGGGCCCGCTCCGCGGACGGCCAACGAAACGCTTCGCGGTCCCACGGCAAGTGGGTGGGTCTCCTTCGGGCAATCTTCTTCACCGCCTCGGTCGGTGATGCACGGCCAATCGTCTCCCGCGGCCCCGGCAGCCCGCAGGGATTTCGTGGTCGCGGCGTCCGGCTCGGTCGGTTCGGCGTCGACCGGCGGCCGGGCCAGCAGCTCACTGCGAGCGATGCGAACATTCTTGGGGGCGTCGATCCCGACGCGAACGACGTTCCCCTTCAAGCGCACGATCGTGATCGTGATATCCCGGCCGATCTTGATTTGTTCGTTCAGTTTGCGAGTGAGCACCAGCATGGCATTCTCCTTGGCGTTGACTTAGGCCTCCTCAATGCGAGCCCTTAAAAGCAACGGCCATGCCAAACAGATGTTCACTATCGCAGATTAGCGCAAACGTCGTTCCCGGAATCACTTACGCGCGCAACAGACCCCGCCGGCACAATCGGAACTGAACAAAAGAATACAAACGCCGTGTAAGCGTTACCAAGCGAGGGGCCGAAAGGCAGCTATTCCGGGGCGTTTCCGCCGTTGTGTCGATCAAGACCCACCGAACTCGGAACTTGGATGCTGAGGACATCCGCGATCGGGATCGCCAAGTCGTTCGTTTGCATAGAAAACACCGTGTGGGTGAACATCCCGCCCACAAACGGCAATTCCCCCAGCACAGGAATGCTTCTCGTTTTCCCGACAAAGTTTTTCTCAGTCACCGCGAATTGGTCGGCACTGATGCGGGTCAACTCACCCCGTGCCTTGACCAACTCACCGCGCACGACATATCGAATGGCGACCGCGTCGCCAACCTTGGGAAGCTGCGGAAGCTGTTCGTCCGAACCTTTGCCGGTCCCGGGTTGGTGGCTGATGATTTGGACGTCATCAGTGGGCACGATTTCGACGTGCGTTTCCCGCCCAATCCCCACATTTTTGCGCGCGACCAGTTTGAAGATACGGCTGCCCGGCTTTGACGGTACGCCGATCATTCGCGCTGGCAAAGTTGACTTGATCGATACCCACGTTTCGT
Protein-coding sequences here:
- a CDS encoding glycosyltransferase family 4 protein, producing MKIGLVLDWYDPRRGGVEQWTHQFAAQLIAARHEVHVVARRFALAAAPAGMICHEVSAGNSRLEFAAAAESALRRLNLDVVHETGCGWHADVFQPHGGSRVAAFERNLELLPAWQRPWKRRLAQWLPRYREFGALAARQFAADGRHFLALSEMVAEDLRRFHQTPPESTKIIYNGVDTERFSPARREEYRSTVRERLGVEDAVLLLIVAHNFRLKGVPALMMAAAQLVRAGLPVHVAVAGGKRSGGYVRWARSLGIAAQTTFLGSIDDVVPYYAAADIYVQPTFYDPCSLVVLEALSAGLPVVTTRWNGAGELITNNLEGHVLDQPDDADALASTLVPLVLSESRREAMGRAARQLALAHTLERNCQEIVGVYEEVVAARGPRRRQAA
- a CDS encoding GNAT family N-acetyltransferase, producing the protein MEIRAARRAEAPAALELLLAECAPADRTPLAAGLLSQLPWSEEIAGGLFIADHDGAIAGVGLGQVHGGRTGSVWRPRFPGEDVDALGGELVRRSAAWLAAQDLGVLQSLVATPDGVAATWLQQCGFAHVARLGYLVWSDDHQALPVPSLRFTPVSPETSAILAEVIEQSYLETLDCPTLNGVRTTPEVLEGYREIGEHWPDAWLIAWRDDRPIGCLILADHPAANQCELVYMGLIPEARGQGLSGQFVAQAKHLARERSRARLVLAVDLQNAPALRLYANQGFDAWDERDVFVRINAAAR
- a CDS encoding 3-deoxy-D-manno-octulosonic acid transferase, whose product is MDAWYKDGGFAITAWKPRMLPYLLNAVYLALLVVASPWLAWNAWQKGKYREGYAAKFWGEVPRRDSNKSCVWLHAVSVGEVNLLAPLVKEIRARHPDWDCVISTTTHTGFALARKKYAEYPVFYCPLDFSWAVRRAMRRLRPTLLVLAELELWPNLIRAAREHGAKVAIVNGRLSAHSFRGYARVKAFVRPVLAQLDLIAVQNKEYGDRFLALGAPAERMHITGSVKYDGAQTNRHNPGTQKLASLAGIGEGDLVWLAGSTQEPEEAIVLSVFQRLTAEFPRLKLILVPRHPDRFDDVARLITDSGLRWRRRSQLHPKCENGSARVLLVDAVGELGHWWGTAQVAFVGGSLGKRGGQNMIEPAAYGAAVCFGPNTRNFRDIVENLLAAQAAVVVQDAAELEAFVRRAITDAEFATRLGTSARRFVAGQLGATARTVDLLSALVPNAVQPAAVARSAA
- a CDS encoding BON domain-containing protein produces the protein MYASKTAKVAGTAQPKAQDALTASPIYELRDLQVEATDDGLLISGTVDSFYHKQLAQEAVRAAVGQVPMVNRILVR
- a CDS encoding carbon storage regulator, with translation MLVLTRKLNEQIKIGRDITITIVRLKGNVVRVGIDAPKNVRIARSELLARPPVDAEPTEPDAATTKSLRAAGAAGDDWPCITDRGGEEDCPKETHPLAVGPRSVSLAVRGAGPRQAPLAGMVRRKQAVM
- the metK gene encoding methionine adenosyltransferase; this encodes MASGKYLFTSESVSMGHPDKLADQISDGILDALLAQDAYSRVACETLVTTGLAVVAGEITTKAVIDYQAVVRQVINDVGYTDDVSGICGDTCGVMISIHAQSPDIAQGVNEDAEQGKDVGAGDQGLMFGYASNDTPELMPLPIALAHRITNRLAEARFKGEVNWLRPDSKSQVTIEYDGATPIRIDTVVVSTQHAPEATNDVIRKFVIEKIVKPLLPAELVTGEIKYHINPTGKFVVGGPHGDCGLTGRKIIVDTYGGWGRHGGGAFSGKDPTKVDRSAAYMARHVAKNIVASGLAERCEVQLAYAIGVSEPVSVNVDTDGTGRIEEARLCELVRELFPLTPSGIIKYLDLRRPIYRKTAAGGHFGRDDSDFTWESTHRADELAEAAGAAASAR